The following coding sequences lie in one Fusarium poae strain DAOMC 252244 chromosome 1, whole genome shotgun sequence genomic window:
- a CDS encoding hypothetical protein (BUSCO:30100at5125), giving the protein MSTKYAFLSLPQSVFDSGNRDDAVSSLRGTISNDNGSVLPFNIPDFKIGTLDALVQQADELTKLEASCEAVVSKVADSLKNVLEGDEDRIAQYKMVNDKPTDQYELANVDTDVKTKFNQYNTVKTNLAALQRRQTGNLSTKSLTPIVDPALLIQDSEYIETHLIVVPGNAKKDFLKGYETLAPMVVPRSAVEVAKDDEFVLYAVATFKKHSAEFLAKCREQKWTPRQFKYVEGGRQEEQRELDRVTNEERKVCGEALRMGRTGWSESVMIWIHVMTLRVFVEAVLRYGLPLDYVTALVKTTSKLAPKVKTALDSNYSYLGGNAFGRDKRGKITKDDAALSSEMAAAGFQTGEGHEYTAYVYYEIEFP; this is encoded by the exons ATGTCGACAAAGTACGCTTTCTTATCGTTGCCGCAAAGCGTCTTCGACTCGGGCAACCGCGATGATGCCGTCTCCTCTCTGCGCGGCACCATTTCCAACGACAATGGCTCCGTTCTGCCGTTCAACATCCCCGATTTCAAGATCGGCACCCTCGACGCTCTCGTGCAACAGGCAGACGAGCTCACGAAGCTTGAGGCTTCATGCGAGGCTGTTGTTTCCAAGGTCGCCGACTCTCTAAAGAACGTGCTTGAAGGCGACGAGGACCGCATCGCCCAGTACAAAATGGTCAATGATA AGCCGACAGACCAGTAT GAGCTTGCCAATGTTGATACCGACGTGAAAACAAAGTTCAATCAGTACAACACAGTCAAGACAAATCTTGCAGCGCTGCAGAGGCGCCAGAC TGGTAACCTTTCTACGAAATCCCTGACCCCTATCGTTGATCCTGCTCTTCTTATTCAGGATTCTGAATACATAGAGACACACCTTATCGTTGTCCCTGGAAACGCGAAGAAGGACTTCCTTAAGGGCTATGAGACATTAGCCCCCATGGTCGTTCCTCGCTCGGCTGTTGAAGTCGCCAAAGATGACGAGTTTGTCCTCTATGCAGTTGCGACGTTTAAGAAGCACAGTGCCGAGTTCCTTGCCAAGTGCCGAGAGCAAAAGTGGACGCCTCGCCAGTTCAAGTATGTTGAAGGTGGTCGACAAGAAGAGCAAAGGGAGCTTGATCGAGTGACCAACGAGGAGCGCAAAGTCTGCGGAGAGGCATTGCGCATGGGACGCACAGGATGGAGCGAGAGTGTCATGATCTGGATCCATGTTATGACCCTACGAGTCTTTGTCGAAGCAGTTCTACGATACGGTCTGCCTCTGGATTACGTGACAGCACTGGTCAAG ACGACATCCAAGTTGGCCCCCAAGGTCAAGACAGCACTTGACTCCAACTACTCGTACCTcggcggcaatgctttcggAAGAGATAAGCGTGGAAAGATTACCAAGGACGACGCTGCGCTGAGCTCAGAGATGGCGGCGGCTGGTTTCCAGACCGGAGAGGGACACGAATACACGGCATACGTATACTACGAGATTGAGTTTCCTTAG